One window of Bacteroidales bacterium genomic DNA carries:
- a CDS encoding Gfo/Idh/MocA family oxidoreductase: MKTYNRRDFIKNTGIAAAGIGLSGLTMPHVFANGSPNKKIVVAVMGVNSRGNHLARLFAKMPDCEVAYICDVDERAMNKSIENIAKVQDRRPKGEKDFRKALEDKGVDVLVNATPDHWHAPGTIIACAMGKHVYVEKPISHNPNEGELVIKAARKYDRVVQMGSQRRSGTGLIQMISDIRSGIIGNVYMAKTWYTNARGPLHLKDGSVPSWLDYELWQGPAPRKPYQEGLIHYNWHWRWHWGTGEALNNGTHEVDVARWGLGVEFPTRVSSLGGRYAYKDDWETPDTQTISIEFPENKLIVWEGRSCNRFKVDGADRGVVFYGENGTIVNPGGNSYTVYDKSGKQIKNSKDESDSKDTTNTVSAGGNLDEMHIANFLDCVRTGKKPNADCEIGHRSTLLVQLGNISWLTKETLNIDPSNGRILKNKNAQKYWERKYEKGWEPKV, translated from the coding sequence ATGAAAACATATAACAGGAGGGATTTTATTAAAAATACCGGGATAGCTGCAGCCGGTATCGGATTATCAGGATTGACCATGCCGCATGTATTTGCCAATGGCTCACCCAATAAGAAGATTGTTGTTGCCGTAATGGGGGTAAATAGCCGGGGTAATCATCTGGCCAGGTTATTTGCTAAGATGCCGGATTGTGAGGTAGCTTATATCTGTGATGTTGATGAACGGGCCATGAATAAAAGCATTGAAAATATAGCAAAAGTGCAGGACCGCAGACCTAAAGGTGAAAAAGATTTTCGCAAAGCTTTGGAAGATAAGGGTGTTGATGTTTTAGTAAATGCAACTCCGGACCATTGGCATGCTCCGGGGACCATCATTGCATGTGCTATGGGAAAACATGTATATGTTGAAAAACCCATCAGCCATAATCCCAATGAGGGCGAACTGGTAATAAAAGCCGCCCGTAAGTACGACCGTGTCGTACAAATGGGAAGCCAGAGAAGATCCGGCACAGGATTGATACAAATGATCTCCGACATACGTTCAGGTATTATCGGTAACGTATATATGGCAAAAACCTGGTATACCAATGCCCGTGGACCTTTGCACCTGAAAGACGGAAGTGTTCCTTCATGGCTCGATTATGAATTATGGCAGGGACCGGCGCCCCGTAAACCGTATCAGGAAGGCCTGATACATTATAATTGGCACTGGAGGTGGCACTGGGGAACAGGAGAAGCACTCAATAACGGAACACATGAAGTAGATGTGGCCCGCTGGGGCCTGGGTGTGGAATTCCCTACCCGCGTATCATCACTAGGGGGACGTTATGCTTATAAGGATGATTGGGAAACTCCTGATACCCAAACCATATCAATAGAATTTCCGGAAAATAAACTCATCGTATGGGAAGGCAGGAGCTGTAACCGGTTTAAAGTAGACGGCGCTGACAGGGGAGTAGTATTTTATGGAGAAAACGGCACTATCGTAAATCCGGGAGGAAACTCATATACGGTTTATGATAAATCCGGTAAGCAGATCAAAAACAGTAAGGATGAATCCGATAGTAAAGATACGACCAATACGGTCAGTGCAGGTGGTAATCTGGATGAAATGCATATTGCCAATTTCCTGGATTGTGTACGTACTGGGAAAAAGCCAAATGCCGATTGTGAAATAGGGCATAGAAGTACCCTGCTGGTACAATTAGGGAATATATCATGGTTAACAAAAGAAACCTTGAATATTGATCCTTCCAACGGTCGTATTTTAAAGAATAAGAATGCCCAGAAGTATTGGGAAAGAAAATATGAAAAAGGCTGGGAGCCTAAGGTGTAA
- a CDS encoding DUF1080 domain-containing protein → MKRFVVFFLIICEFSGYTYAQIPTLTKKEKKQGWILLFDGQTTNGWKKANGKPFPEKGWKIENGILSVNPADGRGGDIITEEEFSDFELSVDFKITKGANSGIKYFILPNSSLGCEFQILDDETHPDAKLGKDGNHLQGGLYDLIPPSPNKKDKPVGEWNNARIISKGNHVEHWLNGKKILSFERGSAEFAAYIAGSKYKNNKEFATPKKSSILLQDHGDVVYFRNIKIRKL, encoded by the coding sequence TTGAAAAGATTTGTAGTTTTTTTTCTCATCATTTGTGAGTTTTCCGGTTATACATACGCACAAATCCCCACCCTGACCAAAAAAGAAAAAAAGCAGGGATGGATACTTTTGTTCGACGGACAAACCACCAACGGATGGAAAAAAGCAAATGGAAAGCCGTTTCCGGAAAAAGGATGGAAGATAGAGAACGGCATTTTATCTGTTAACCCGGCAGACGGAAGAGGAGGGGATATTATCACGGAAGAAGAATTCTCAGATTTCGAATTATCTGTTGATTTCAAAATAACAAAAGGCGCCAACAGTGGCATTAAGTATTTTATCCTGCCCAATTCAAGCCTGGGATGTGAATTCCAGATACTGGATGATGAAACGCATCCGGATGCAAAACTGGGAAAAGATGGAAATCATCTCCAGGGTGGATTGTATGATCTGATCCCACCATCTCCCAATAAAAAGGATAAACCGGTGGGGGAATGGAATAATGCACGCATCATTTCAAAAGGAAATCATGTGGAGCATTGGTTGAACGGAAAGAAGATCCTCTCATTTGAACGGGGAAGCGCAGAATTTGCAGCATATATTGCCGGTAGTAAATATAAAAACAACAAGGAGTTCGCTACTCCTAAAAAATCATCTATACTATTACAGGATCACGGGGATGTAGTCTATTTCCGGAATATTAAAATCAGAAAATTATAA